The following proteins are encoded in a genomic region of Pan troglodytes isolate AG18354 chromosome 2, NHGRI_mPanTro3-v2.0_pri, whole genome shotgun sequence:
- the LZTFL1 gene encoding leucine zipper transcription factor-like protein 1 isoform X1 translates to MKMHNCSPRASVSVSNQRLLNNLPSFPIFCGPTTLGDPRLGGAPPGLSRSFRLPPPPAAMAELGLNEHHQNEVINYMRFARSKRGLRLKTVDSCFQDLKESRLVEETFTIDEVSEVLNGLQAVVHSEVESELINTAYTNVLLLRQLFAQAEKWYLKLQTDISELENRELLEQVAEFEKAEITSSNKKPILDVTKPKLAPLNEGGTAELLNKEILRLQEENEKLKSRLKTIEIQATNALDEKSKLEKALQDLQLDQGNQKDFIKAQDLSNLENTVAALKSEFQKTLNDKTENQKSLEENLATAKHDLLRVQEELHMAEKELEKKFQQTAAYRNMKEILTKKNDQIKDLRKRLAQYEPED, encoded by the exons ATGAAAATGCATAATTGCAGTCCACGTGCCTCGGTTTCCGTTAGCAACCAGAGGCTTCTAAACAACCTACCCTCTTTCCCCATTTTCTGTGGTCCAACTACCCTCGGCGATCCCAGGCTTGGCGGGGCACCGCCTGGCCTCTCCCGTTCCTTTAGGCTGCCGCCGCCGCCTGCCGCCATG GCAGAGTTGGGCCTAAATGAGCACCATCAAAATGAAGTTATTAATTATATGCGTTTTGCTCGTTCAAAGAGAGGCTTGAGACTCAAAACTGTAGATTCCTGCTTCCAAGACCTCAAGGAGAGCAG GCTGGTGGAGGAGACCTTCACCATAGATGAAGTCTCTGAAGTCCTCAATGGATTACAAGCTGTGGTTCATAGTGAGGTGGAATCTGAGCTCATCAACACTGCCTATACCAATGTGTTACTTCTGCGACAGCTGTTTGCACAAGCTGAGAAGTGGTATCTTAAGCTACAGACAGACATCTCTGAACTTGAAAACCG AGAATTATTAGAACAAGTTGCAGAATTTGAAAAAGCAGAGATTACATCTTCAAACAAAAAG cCCATCTTAGATGTCACAAAGCCAAAACTTGCTCCACTTAATGAAGGTGGAACAGCAGAACTCCTAAACAag gaaattttaagacttcaagaagagaatgagaaattGAAGTCAAGGTTGAAGACCATTGAAATACAG GCTACAAATGCACTGGATGAAAAGTCAAAACTAGAAAAAGCACTGCAAGATTTACAGCTTGATCAAGGAAATCAAAAG gaTTTTATAAAGGCCCAAGACTTAAGTAACTTGGAAAACACTGTCGCTGCCTTAAAGAGTGAGTTTCAGAAGACACTTAATGACAAGACAGAAAACCAGAAGTCACTGGAGGAGAATCTGGCGACAGCCAAGCACGATCTACTCAGGGTTCAGGAGGAGCTGCACATGGCTGAAAAG gaattagaaaagaaatttcagCAAACAGCAGCTTATCGAAACATGAAAGAGATTCTTACCAAGAAGAATGACCAAATCAAAGATCTGAGGAAAAGACTGGCACA ATATGAACCTGAAGATTAA
- the LZTFL1 gene encoding leucine zipper transcription factor-like protein 1 isoform X3 — protein MRFARSKRGLRLKTVDSCFQDLKESRLVEETFTIDEVSEVLNGLQAVVHSEVESELINTAYTNVLLLRQLFAQAEKWYLKLQTDISELENRELLEQVAEFEKAEITSSNKKPILDVTKPKLAPLNEGGTAELLNKEILRLQEENEKLKSRLKTIEIQATNALDEKSKLEKALQDLQLDQGNQKDFIKAQDLSNLENTVAALKSEFQKTLNDKTENQKSLEENLATAKHDLLRVQEELHMAEKELEKKFQQTAAYRNMKEILTKKNDQIKDLRKRLAQYEPED, from the exons ATGCGTTTTGCTCGTTCAAAGAGAGGCTTGAGACTCAAAACTGTAGATTCCTGCTTCCAAGACCTCAAGGAGAGCAG GCTGGTGGAGGAGACCTTCACCATAGATGAAGTCTCTGAAGTCCTCAATGGATTACAAGCTGTGGTTCATAGTGAGGTGGAATCTGAGCTCATCAACACTGCCTATACCAATGTGTTACTTCTGCGACAGCTGTTTGCACAAGCTGAGAAGTGGTATCTTAAGCTACAGACAGACATCTCTGAACTTGAAAACCG AGAATTATTAGAACAAGTTGCAGAATTTGAAAAAGCAGAGATTACATCTTCAAACAAAAAG cCCATCTTAGATGTCACAAAGCCAAAACTTGCTCCACTTAATGAAGGTGGAACAGCAGAACTCCTAAACAag gaaattttaagacttcaagaagagaatgagaaattGAAGTCAAGGTTGAAGACCATTGAAATACAG GCTACAAATGCACTGGATGAAAAGTCAAAACTAGAAAAAGCACTGCAAGATTTACAGCTTGATCAAGGAAATCAAAAG gaTTTTATAAAGGCCCAAGACTTAAGTAACTTGGAAAACACTGTCGCTGCCTTAAAGAGTGAGTTTCAGAAGACACTTAATGACAAGACAGAAAACCAGAAGTCACTGGAGGAGAATCTGGCGACAGCCAAGCACGATCTACTCAGGGTTCAGGAGGAGCTGCACATGGCTGAAAAG gaattagaaaagaaatttcagCAAACAGCAGCTTATCGAAACATGAAAGAGATTCTTACCAAGAAGAATGACCAAATCAAAGATCTGAGGAAAAGACTGGCACA ATATGAACCTGAAGATTAA
- the LZTFL1 gene encoding leucine zipper transcription factor-like protein 1 isoform X2 has translation MKMHNCSPRASVSVSNQRLLNNLPSFPIFCGPTTLGDPRLGGAPPGLSRSFRLPPPPAAMAELGLNEHHQNEVINYMRFARSKRGLRLKTVDSCFQDLKESRLVEETFTIDEVSEVLNGLQAVVHSEVESELINTAYTNVLLLRQLFAQAEKWYLKLQTDISELENRELLEQVAEFEKAEITSSNKKPILDVTKPKLAPLNEGGTAELLNKEILRLQEENEKLKSRLKTIEIQATNALDEKSKLEKALQDLQLDQGNQKDFIKAQDLSNLENTVAALKSEFQKTLNDKTENQKSLEENLATAKHDLLRVQEELHMAEKI, from the exons ATGAAAATGCATAATTGCAGTCCACGTGCCTCGGTTTCCGTTAGCAACCAGAGGCTTCTAAACAACCTACCCTCTTTCCCCATTTTCTGTGGTCCAACTACCCTCGGCGATCCCAGGCTTGGCGGGGCACCGCCTGGCCTCTCCCGTTCCTTTAGGCTGCCGCCGCCGCCTGCCGCCATG GCAGAGTTGGGCCTAAATGAGCACCATCAAAATGAAGTTATTAATTATATGCGTTTTGCTCGTTCAAAGAGAGGCTTGAGACTCAAAACTGTAGATTCCTGCTTCCAAGACCTCAAGGAGAGCAG GCTGGTGGAGGAGACCTTCACCATAGATGAAGTCTCTGAAGTCCTCAATGGATTACAAGCTGTGGTTCATAGTGAGGTGGAATCTGAGCTCATCAACACTGCCTATACCAATGTGTTACTTCTGCGACAGCTGTTTGCACAAGCTGAGAAGTGGTATCTTAAGCTACAGACAGACATCTCTGAACTTGAAAACCG AGAATTATTAGAACAAGTTGCAGAATTTGAAAAAGCAGAGATTACATCTTCAAACAAAAAG cCCATCTTAGATGTCACAAAGCCAAAACTTGCTCCACTTAATGAAGGTGGAACAGCAGAACTCCTAAACAag gaaattttaagacttcaagaagagaatgagaaattGAAGTCAAGGTTGAAGACCATTGAAATACAG GCTACAAATGCACTGGATGAAAAGTCAAAACTAGAAAAAGCACTGCAAGATTTACAGCTTGATCAAGGAAATCAAAAG gaTTTTATAAAGGCCCAAGACTTAAGTAACTTGGAAAACACTGTCGCTGCCTTAAAGAGTGAGTTTCAGAAGACACTTAATGACAAGACAGAAAACCAGAAGTCACTGGAGGAGAATCTGGCGACAGCCAAGCACGATCTACTCAGGGTTCAGGAGGAGCTGCACATGGCTGAAAAG ATATGA